In Bacillus methanolicus, the following proteins share a genomic window:
- a CDS encoding tyrosine-protein phosphatase — protein MIDIHCHILPGIDDGARNLEDSIQMAKTAFKEGIRTIIATPHHNNGFYENTKLGILEKVEELNLILKKESIPLHVLPGQEPRIYGEILEDYNQDLILTLCNRGKHLFVELPSNHVPRYTEQLLFDIQMNGLTPIIVHPERNQEIIEQPDLLYNLVKKGALTQVTASSIVGHFGKNIKKFSMQLIEANLTHFIASDAHNVTNRIFKINEALDEIEKKYGVDMVYLFTENAELLVQGKAVYKEIPARVKSKKFLGFFK, from the coding sequence ATGATTGATATCCATTGTCATATATTGCCTGGAATTGATGATGGGGCAAGAAATTTAGAAGACAGTATTCAAATGGCTAAAACTGCTTTTAAAGAAGGGATTCGTACAATCATCGCAACACCTCACCATAACAACGGATTTTACGAAAATACGAAACTAGGAATTTTAGAAAAAGTGGAAGAACTAAATCTTATCTTAAAAAAAGAATCTATTCCGCTTCATGTGTTACCCGGACAAGAACCAAGAATATATGGAGAGATTTTGGAAGATTATAACCAGGATCTAATCTTGACTTTATGTAATAGAGGGAAGCATCTATTTGTAGAGCTTCCTTCTAATCATGTTCCCCGATATACAGAACAATTGTTGTTCGATATTCAAATGAATGGTTTAACACCTATTATCGTTCATCCGGAACGAAATCAAGAGATCATCGAACAACCGGACCTATTATACAACCTCGTGAAAAAAGGAGCCTTAACTCAGGTAACCGCTTCAAGTATAGTCGGCCACTTCGGGAAAAATATTAAAAAATTTTCAATGCAATTAATAGAAGCTAATTTAACCCACTTTATTGCTTCAGATGCTCATAATGTCACGAATCGAATATTTAAGATAAACGAAGCATTGGATGAAATCGAAAAAAAATATGGAGTAGATATGGTGTACTTATTTACAGAAAATGCCGAACTTCTAGTGCAAGGGAAAGCTGTCTACAAAGAAATTCCTGCAAGAGTGAAATCGAAAAAGTTTTTAGGTTTTTTTAAATAA
- a CDS encoding CpsD/CapB family tyrosine-protein kinase, whose translation MAFKNKKKALLEHRRKLITKLNPKSPISEQYRTIRTNIQFSSIDKEIRSLIVTSSGPAEGKSTTIANLAVVFAQQGKTVLLIDADMRKPTVHYTFNLTNTFGLTNVLTRQMDLMEAVVESDEQKLYVLPSGPIPPNPAELLASKAMVELLERVYEEFDIVLFDTPPVLAVTDAQILANRCDGTILVVSSGKTEIEQAIKAKEMLQAANARILGVVLNNKKVKGNHYYYYYGGK comes from the coding sequence TTGGCTTTTAAAAATAAGAAAAAAGCTCTTTTAGAACATAGACGTAAGTTAATTACTAAACTAAATCCTAAGTCACCTATATCGGAACAATACAGAACCATCCGAACGAACATCCAGTTTTCTTCTATTGATAAGGAAATCCGTTCATTAATCGTTACGTCTTCCGGACCTGCAGAGGGAAAATCTACTACAATTGCAAATTTAGCTGTCGTCTTTGCCCAACAGGGAAAAACCGTTCTCCTAATCGATGCGGATATGCGGAAACCAACTGTCCACTATACCTTTAATTTAACGAATACCTTTGGCCTGACAAATGTATTAACAAGACAAATGGATTTGATGGAAGCTGTTGTTGAATCTGATGAACAAAAACTATATGTTTTACCGAGCGGCCCAATCCCTCCAAACCCGGCAGAATTATTAGCATCAAAAGCGATGGTTGAGTTATTAGAAAGAGTTTATGAGGAATTTGATATAGTTCTGTTTGATACACCACCTGTTTTAGCAGTAACAGACGCGCAAATTCTGGCAAATCGTTGTGACGGGACAATCCTTGTCGTTTCAAGTGGAAAGACGGAGATTGAACAAGCAATAAAGGCGAAAGAAATGCTGCAGGCTGCAAATGCCAGAATCCTTGGTGTCGTACTAAATAATAAAAAAGTAAAAGGTAACCACTATTACTACTATTACGGCGGGAAATAA
- a CDS encoding YveK family protein has protein sequence MEETISLRELFMTLRKRLSLILIVTLTAVMVSGVVSYFFLTPIYQASTQLLVNQAKNEQALYNFNEVQTNLQLINTYNVIIKSPAILELVVKELHLDMTAEELNEKINVQSEKDSQVVNISVQDPDPHQAAEIANKTAEIFKREIVKIMNVDNVSILAKATVKDNQAPVKPKPILNIAIALVVGLMTGIGLAFLLEYLDNTIKTEQDIEKFLELPVLGVIATIDEQDDSSTRSERKAKVRGETVGF, from the coding sequence ATGGAAGAGACAATAAGTTTAAGAGAATTATTTATGACACTTAGGAAGAGACTAAGTTTAATCTTAATTGTCACTTTAACGGCAGTCATGGTTAGTGGAGTTGTCAGTTATTTTTTCTTAACTCCGATTTATCAAGCCTCTACACAACTGCTAGTTAACCAAGCAAAAAACGAACAGGCTTTATACAATTTCAATGAAGTACAAACAAACTTGCAGTTAATTAATACTTATAATGTGATCATAAAAAGTCCGGCTATATTGGAATTAGTAGTTAAAGAGCTTCATTTGGACATGACTGCCGAAGAACTAAATGAAAAGATAAATGTCCAAAGTGAAAAGGATTCACAGGTCGTTAATATTTCCGTACAAGATCCTGATCCCCATCAGGCTGCTGAAATTGCAAACAAAACGGCTGAAATCTTTAAAAGAGAAATCGTTAAGATTATGAATGTAGATAACGTAAGCATTCTTGCGAAAGCTACTGTTAAAGATAACCAGGCTCCTGTTAAACCTAAGCCTATATTAAATATTGCAATTGCACTTGTTGTCGGTTTGATGACAGGTATAGGATTAGCATTTTTACTAGAATACTTGGATAACACAATTAAAACAGAGCAGGATATTGAAAAATTTTTGGAACTTCCAGTGCTCGGTGTCATTGCGACAATTGATGAGCAAGATGATTCAAGTACAAGATCGGAACGGAAGGCAAAAGTAAGAGGTGAGACAGTTGGCTTTTAA
- a CDS encoding SGNH/GDSL hydrolase family protein: MRVFLTTILAIACAIVLILGNLHWDKKTAISSKNGNNIETTKIDSKSLNDSSSSVEGKEALNEDLIKLAKNWPKEGLEVYKKALKEGRPYKILIVGSASLAADSGGWPNLVKKKLMDAYSGTISVTFKEYNLNSLEFVQQDKTQELIDEKADMILFEPFILNDNGIVRIEDTLDNIMNIMKEVKTNNPDTTFVLQPPHPLFNAKYYPLQVEELKKFTKQNNIPYLDHWAAWPDPATEEIKKYLLEDQSGPNQEGHKIWGKVVEDYLINQ; encoded by the coding sequence ATGAGAGTTTTTCTTACTACAATACTAGCCATTGCTTGTGCAATCGTATTGATTCTCGGAAACTTGCATTGGGATAAAAAAACGGCCATATCTTCTAAGAATGGCAACAATATAGAAACAACTAAAATTGATTCGAAAAGCCTCAATGATTCCTCTTCTTCAGTGGAAGGTAAAGAAGCTTTAAATGAAGATTTAATCAAACTTGCAAAAAACTGGCCAAAAGAAGGTTTAGAGGTATATAAAAAAGCTTTGAAAGAAGGCAGGCCTTATAAAATTTTAATTGTTGGTTCAGCTTCATTAGCGGCAGATTCCGGAGGGTGGCCAAATCTGGTAAAGAAGAAATTGATGGATGCATACAGCGGAACAATCTCAGTTACTTTTAAAGAGTATAATCTTAACTCCCTGGAGTTCGTACAACAAGATAAAACACAAGAACTTATTGATGAAAAAGCCGATATGATTCTCTTTGAACCATTTATATTAAATGATAATGGAATAGTACGAATAGAAGATACATTGGATAACATTATGAATATCATGAAAGAAGTTAAAACCAACAATCCAGATACAACTTTTGTTTTGCAGCCCCCACACCCGTTATTTAACGCAAAATATTATCCGCTACAAGTTGAAGAATTAAAAAAATTTACAAAGCAAAACAATATTCCTTATTTGGATCACTGGGCGGCTTGGCCGGATCCGGCAACTGAAGAAATCAAGAAATACTTGTTAGAAGATCAAAGTGGTCCAAATCAAGAAGGGCATAAGATTTGGGGAAAGGTTGTTGAAGATTATTTGATCAATCAATAA
- a CDS encoding LytR family transcriptional regulator, protein MRAEKKKKKRKRTWLRITGVVLLILILGAGAYGYSVYKSLTDAVEAMHQPIDRKKSEKRQEHVTLAKKQPFSVLMLGVDERERDRGRSDTIIVLTVNPNQNSVKMLSIPRDTRTEIAGKGTEDKINHAYAFGGVEMSISTVEDFLDIPIDYYMQINMEGFKDIVDAVGGVTVNNDLDFTYEGVHFPKGELTLNGEKALKYSRMRYDDPRGDYGRQLRQRQIIQEVIKEGASLSTLTNYDEIFKALGSNVKTNLTFDEMVKIQKNYKTAGNQIEQMTISGNGTKINGVYYLIVSDEEKQRVQNELKKHLELN, encoded by the coding sequence ATGAGGGCGGAAAAGAAAAAGAAAAAGAGAAAGAGAACATGGCTTCGTATCACAGGGGTTGTTCTTTTAATTTTGATATTGGGAGCAGGAGCCTATGGATACTCGGTCTATAAGTCGCTAACAGATGCAGTTGAAGCGATGCACCAGCCAATTGACCGGAAAAAATCTGAAAAACGCCAGGAACATGTTACATTAGCGAAAAAGCAACCATTCTCGGTTCTCATGTTAGGCGTCGATGAACGGGAAAGAGACCGGGGGCGGTCAGATACAATAATTGTTTTAACAGTGAATCCTAATCAAAACTCAGTAAAAATGTTAAGTATCCCGCGAGATACCCGAACGGAGATTGCCGGAAAAGGAACAGAAGATAAAATTAATCATGCATATGCGTTCGGCGGGGTCGAAATGTCAATATCGACAGTTGAAGACTTTCTGGACATTCCAATCGATTACTATATGCAGATTAATATGGAAGGCTTTAAAGATATCGTAGATGCTGTCGGCGGAGTAACCGTTAATAATGACCTGGACTTTACGTATGAAGGAGTCCATTTTCCGAAAGGAGAACTTACCTTAAACGGTGAAAAGGCTTTAAAGTATTCGCGGATGAGATATGATGATCCAAGGGGAGACTATGGCCGCCAATTAAGGCAGCGCCAAATCATTCAAGAAGTTATCAAAGAAGGTGCAAGTTTGTCGACCTTAACAAACTATGATGAAATTTTTAAAGCGCTGGGCAGCAATGTAAAAACGAACTTAACCTTTGATGAAATGGTTAAAATTCAAAAGAATTATAAAACTGCAGGCAATCAAATTGAACAAATGACGATTAGCGGCAATGGAACAAAAATAAATGGCGTTTATTATTTAATTGTCAGCGATGAAGAAAAACAAAGAGTCCAAAATGAATTAAAAAAACACTTAGAGTTGAATTAA
- the galE gene encoding UDP-glucose 4-epimerase GalE, which yields MILVVGGAGYIGSHLVKELVEKEQVIVLDNLSTGHRYLVDECAVFIQGDLGNRADLDSIFEKYPIKAVMHFAANSLVGESVINPLKYYRNNVAATLTLLETMLKFNVKNFIFSSTAATYGIPNVEMITEDCPTNPINPYGRSKLMVEQILADFAAAYGLNYVVLRYFNAAGAHESAEIGEDHNPETHLIPIVLQHLSGRREKISVFGTDYDTPDGTCIRDYIHVTDLARAHILTLEALLDGKKKTAVYNLGNGLGYSVKEVIETCERVTGRKAVIEYTDRRPGDPARLVASSKKIYEELGWKAEYSLEEIIASAWKWHSRNVK from the coding sequence ATGATTTTAGTAGTTGGCGGCGCCGGTTACATCGGCAGTCATTTAGTGAAAGAGTTAGTTGAAAAAGAGCAAGTCATCGTGCTTGATAACTTATCGACTGGCCATCGATATTTAGTCGATGAGTGTGCGGTGTTTATTCAAGGAGACTTAGGTAATCGAGCGGATCTTGATTCGATTTTTGAAAAATACCCGATTAAAGCAGTCATGCATTTTGCGGCAAACAGCTTAGTCGGCGAATCGGTGATTAATCCGCTCAAATATTATCGAAATAATGTTGCGGCCACGTTAACGCTACTGGAGACAATGCTGAAATTTAACGTGAAAAATTTCATCTTCTCATCAACAGCAGCGACGTATGGGATTCCGAATGTTGAAATGATAACAGAAGATTGCCCAACAAATCCAATTAATCCATACGGCCGTTCAAAATTAATGGTTGAACAAATTTTAGCAGATTTTGCGGCGGCATATGGTCTTAACTATGTCGTACTTCGTTATTTCAACGCAGCCGGAGCGCATGAGTCGGCGGAAATTGGCGAAGACCATAACCCGGAAACGCATTTAATTCCGATTGTTTTACAGCACTTGTCAGGCCGGCGCGAGAAAATCTCTGTCTTTGGTACAGATTATGATACTCCGGACGGGACATGCATTCGTGACTACATCCATGTCACCGACCTTGCTCGTGCACATATTCTCACGTTAGAAGCGCTGCTTGACGGCAAAAAGAAAACCGCGGTCTACAACCTCGGAAACGGTTTAGGCTATTCTGTTAAAGAAGTGATTGAAACGTGCGAAAGAGTTACAGGCCGTAAAGCCGTTATCGAATACACCGACCGCCGCCCGGGCGACCCGGCTCGCCTTGTCGCTTCATCGAAAAAAATTTACGAAGAACTTGGCTGGAAAGCGGAATATTCACTTGAAGAGATAATTGCAAGCGCATGGAAATGGCATAGTCGAAACGTCAAGTAA